A region of Subtercola boreus DNA encodes the following proteins:
- a CDS encoding metallophosphoesterase — MSVKSAVGLGVAAGLGAAVWGTLVERKLFTLRRVTVPVLAPGAQPIRVLHLSDLHLAPFQHQKQRWVRSLARLNPDLIVDTGDNLGHRDAYDALAHTLEPFRGTPGVFVNGSNDYWAPSFKNPLRYFMGPSKSPDKVEKLDIDREHALFDSLGWIDLDNSASTFEVNGTRIEFFGVDDPHRSYDKLEHVSSAIERQREDDDAPAGSPTLTVGVAHAPYQRILNSFVTNGAQVIFAGHTHGGQVCVPGYGALVTNCDIPRKQVKGLSLWRRGKRSAFLNVSAGLGTSIYAPVRFACLPEATLLTLVPATDS, encoded by the coding sequence ATGTCCGTAAAGTCCGCCGTCGGCCTGGGTGTGGCGGCGGGACTCGGCGCGGCCGTCTGGGGCACTCTGGTCGAGCGAAAACTGTTCACCCTGCGCCGGGTGACGGTGCCGGTGCTCGCCCCAGGCGCCCAGCCGATCCGGGTGCTGCACCTCTCCGACCTGCACCTCGCACCCTTCCAGCACCAGAAGCAACGCTGGGTGCGTTCGCTCGCGCGGCTGAACCCGGATCTCATCGTCGACACCGGGGACAACCTCGGCCACCGCGACGCCTATGACGCGCTGGCCCACACGCTGGAACCGTTCCGAGGCACTCCCGGCGTCTTCGTCAACGGCTCGAACGACTACTGGGCACCGTCGTTCAAGAACCCGCTCCGCTACTTCATGGGCCCGTCGAAGAGCCCGGACAAGGTCGAGAAGCTCGACATCGACCGCGAACACGCGCTCTTCGACTCGCTGGGTTGGATCGATCTCGACAACAGCGCCTCGACGTTCGAGGTGAACGGTACACGGATCGAGTTCTTCGGCGTCGACGACCCGCACCGCAGCTACGACAAGCTCGAGCACGTCTCGAGCGCGATCGAGCGCCAGCGCGAAGACGACGATGCACCGGCCGGCTCCCCGACTCTCACCGTCGGCGTTGCGCACGCCCCCTACCAGCGCATCCTGAACTCGTTCGTGACGAACGGCGCCCAGGTGATCTTCGCCGGCCACACCCACGGCGGGCAGGTCTGCGTGCCGGGTTATGGGGCGCTCGTCACCAACTGCGACATCCCCCGCAAGCAGGTCAAGGGGCTGAGCCTGTGGCGACGAGGCAAGCGCTCTGCCTTCCTCAACGTTTCGGCGGGGCTCGGCACCTCGATCTATGCCCCCGTGCGCTTCGCCTGCCTGCCCGAGGCGACTCTCCTCACGCTGGTTCCGGCGACCGACAGCTGA
- a CDS encoding thymidine kinase: protein MAKLYFRYGAMNSGKSTALLQAAYNYEERGHRVLIAKPSTDTKGDRSIVSRLGVVREVDFLVGAEQGLRDVFLAEREGLGGVSCLLVDEAQFLTPAQVDDALRIALIDDVPVLAYGIRTDFLTSAFPGSGRLLEIAHSLEELKTICRCGRKAIFNPRKVNGHFVFDGDQVAIDGDEVTYEALCGACYLEESDGRLSA, encoded by the coding sequence GTGGCAAAACTCTATTTTCGGTACGGCGCGATGAACAGCGGCAAGAGCACGGCCCTCCTGCAGGCCGCCTACAACTACGAGGAACGCGGCCACCGGGTGCTGATCGCGAAGCCGTCGACCGACACGAAGGGCGACCGCTCCATCGTCTCGAGGCTCGGTGTCGTGCGGGAGGTCGACTTCCTCGTGGGCGCGGAGCAGGGTCTCCGCGATGTCTTCCTCGCCGAACGTGAGGGGCTTGGAGGGGTCAGCTGCCTGCTGGTCGACGAGGCTCAGTTCCTCACCCCGGCGCAGGTCGACGATGCCCTCCGGATCGCCCTGATCGACGATGTGCCGGTGCTGGCCTACGGGATCCGAACCGACTTCCTCACCTCGGCCTTCCCCGGCAGCGGTCGCCTGCTCGAGATCGCGCACAGCCTCGAGGAACTGAAGACGATCTGCCGCTGCGGGCGCAAGGCGATCTTCAATCCGCGGAAGGTCAACGGGCACTTCGTCTTCGACGGCGACCAGGTCGCGATCGACGGCGACGAGGTGACCTACGAGGCGCTCTGCGGCGCCTGCTACCTCGAGGAGAGCGACGGCCGCCTCTCGGCGTGA